A portion of the Adhaeribacter radiodurans genome contains these proteins:
- a CDS encoding TonB-dependent receptor, protein MKNKKMKTAGLALLAGICTLIASPVWAQKNTGKLEDAEIVVEKSRVNELPEASRNFEKFKVDPPQKKPTAVSYKFTDYKLAQQDLNLNMRVLTIKPEDQTPLPGNYLKLGYGNYGTPYVKGYFHNNRDEQYSYGANISHISSSKGPVPNSGVSNSSIGLNGESYTNGLTIGGKFNYGHDKYNFYGYSPLDESVKEDSIKQLFNRISLQGYLNNKNTESPLQYQAGVGVSIFRDNFEARESNVAINLGATYALSAISRFSLNADFSGISYQDSSKTTRGFFKLKPAYEVDGDRFDYSVGVNLAYTGDKVNDAKKMNIYPVLKIAYEVADDKLVLFGNLSGDLQRTSLYQLTQENPYLNSNLQIADVNKALDVNGGLTGNISKNLSFTARVSYLSYRNLYFFNNAASDSSRFDIFYDNDNTNVLTFFGELVFNQSEKLRLGARTEYNKYKTASLAKPFHRPATQASFFGTYNIYNKLFFNGELYYISSSYGSIARTNSDNTTVSRILKKTDNIVDLNLKADYRFSDKFSTFVMLNNILNKKYERYVNYPTKGLNVIGGISYSF, encoded by the coding sequence ATGAAAAATAAAAAAATGAAGACGGCGGGCTTAGCATTATTAGCTGGAATTTGTACCTTGATTGCCTCACCCGTCTGGGCACAAAAAAATACAGGTAAGCTAGAAGATGCTGAAATTGTAGTAGAAAAAAGCCGGGTTAATGAATTACCCGAAGCGAGCCGGAATTTTGAAAAGTTTAAAGTAGATCCGCCGCAGAAAAAACCAACGGCCGTATCGTATAAATTTACGGACTACAAACTTGCCCAGCAGGACCTTAACCTGAACATGCGCGTGTTAACCATTAAGCCGGAAGACCAAACTCCGCTTCCTGGTAATTACTTAAAATTAGGTTATGGGAATTATGGCACTCCGTACGTAAAAGGTTATTTCCATAATAACCGCGATGAGCAGTATTCGTACGGTGCCAATATTAGCCATATTTCATCTTCAAAAGGACCTGTTCCAAATTCCGGGGTAAGCAATAGCAGCATTGGCCTAAACGGCGAATCGTACACTAATGGCTTAACTATTGGAGGTAAGTTTAACTACGGACACGATAAGTATAACTTCTACGGATATTCTCCTTTAGATGAGAGTGTTAAAGAAGATTCAATTAAGCAATTGTTTAACCGTATTTCGCTCCAAGGTTATCTAAATAATAAGAATACTGAAAGCCCTTTGCAGTACCAGGCAGGCGTAGGTGTTTCTATTTTCCGGGACAACTTTGAGGCGCGGGAAAGTAATGTCGCCATTAATTTAGGCGCAACTTATGCTTTATCGGCTATTTCCCGGTTTAGCCTTAATGCCGATTTTTCGGGCATTTCTTACCAGGACTCCAGCAAAACTACCCGCGGATTTTTTAAATTAAAACCGGCCTACGAAGTAGATGGTGATCGGTTTGACTACAGTGTAGGCGTGAATTTGGCATATACCGGCGATAAGGTAAATGATGCAAAAAAAATGAATATTTATCCGGTATTAAAAATAGCTTATGAAGTAGCCGATGATAAATTAGTTTTATTCGGAAATTTATCCGGCGATTTGCAGCGCACGTCTTTGTACCAATTAACTCAGGAAAATCCTTACCTGAATAGTAATTTACAAATTGCCGATGTAAATAAGGCACTGGATGTAAACGGTGGTTTAACGGGTAACATTAGTAAAAATTTAAGTTTTACGGCCCGGGTGTCTTATTTAAGCTATCGTAACTTATACTTCTTTAATAATGCCGCTTCCGATTCTTCCCGTTTCGATATTTTTTATGATAATGATAACACGAATGTGTTAACCTTTTTTGGCGAACTGGTATTTAATCAATCCGAAAAGTTACGTTTAGGTGCCCGTACAGAATACAATAAGTACAAAACGGCAAGTTTAGCCAAGCCATTTCACCGTCCCGCCACCCAGGCTAGTTTTTTTGGAACGTATAATATTTACAATAAGCTCTTCTTTAACGGCGAACTTTACTATATTAGCAGCTCCTACGGCAGTATTGCCCGAACTAATTCGGATAATACAACTGTTTCCCGGATACTGAAAAAAACAGACAACATAGTAGATTTAAATCTTAAAGCTGATTACCGGTTCTCAGATAAGTTTTCGACTTTCGTGATGCTGAATAATATTTTAAATAAGAAATACGAGCGTTATGTGAACTATCCTACAAAAGGACTTAATGTAATTGGTGGTATTTCGTATTCTTTCTAA
- a CDS encoding tetratricopeptide repeat protein: MRKLHSLLITSALLGSASFAEAQHTQVFSHPDHYYQEGLELFDREKYGAAQQAFAQYVSLIGDNTKTIDAQYYYALSGLYLMHANSEKLILDFAANYPAHPKASVAYMELGKFYFNKKDYEKSIEYLEKTPSASLNDKQMREAEFKLAYSYFAQKQFDKAKVLFDRNKTGDHNYVYAANYYAGYLSYRNADYAKAKKDLQVAEQNEAYKQIVPYMLTEIYYKEGNTDEVISYGERVLKQQPEPQNADEIRILVGDGYYKKNNYKKALTYFNEYAKGKKKLDHTVTYKLGYANYKTGDYKNAVQYFQPVASQKEVLGQNAAYHLGLSYIKEENKQFAMAAFDQARRVNFDLPVTEAATLKYAQLNYENGNFNESINALGEFRKKFPQSKLISEADDILSESYLNTSNYGDAVRHIESLSNRSSRINETYQRVTYFQAVQLFNDGRFQEALTALNKSLEHKYDSEIRAASFFLKGEAQSIAQLWDEAIASYGAVFKTSNASKTDYYIKSRYGIGYAYYNTQQYDKALPHFRTFISDAGAQANNSNINDATIRLADCYYIQKNYSQALALYDKVIELKAADADFAYFQKGVIYGIQGKREQAVESLRTLVANYPRSQYADEAAYQRALIDFEAGNYAPSITGFSNLINTRPDSRLIPNALHKRGVAYSNLNKPTEALADFKRILNDYPSSKVAQNALYSLQEVLAATNQSEEFDVYLARFKAANPQNGALESVEFEAAKSLYLGGKYEPAIPRLETYLKSYPTSPYAPEARYFLADAYLKNNDKEAALATFKEVVAESKSEYLSRAIYRTAEIEFENKNYPEAITYYNRLHETATSKKDQSNALMGLMRSYFLTNDYTNTSKIADELIAQGNASLNAYNSALLFKGKASYAAGNLEQALNELSTTVGSATDANGAEAQYLVGEIHYKQKKYKESLNDLFKISSNYSAYEYWLGKAFILIADNYTATNELFQAKATLNSVIENSPNQEIVQEAKAKLAALEPGANTSLKKEDSTKTDLTNVLTDSIK; the protein is encoded by the coding sequence ATGAGAAAACTCCATTCTTTATTAATAACATCTGCCCTTTTGGGAAGTGCTTCCTTTGCTGAAGCCCAACATACGCAGGTTTTTTCCCACCCAGATCATTACTATCAGGAAGGACTTGAGTTGTTTGACCGGGAGAAATATGGCGCTGCCCAACAAGCATTTGCCCAATACGTCAGTCTTATCGGGGATAATACCAAAACCATTGATGCCCAATATTATTATGCTTTAAGTGGTTTGTACTTAATGCACGCCAATTCCGAGAAATTAATTTTAGATTTTGCAGCCAATTATCCGGCGCATCCTAAAGCCTCCGTAGCTTACATGGAATTGGGTAAGTTCTATTTTAATAAAAAAGATTACGAGAAATCAATTGAATATTTAGAGAAAACTCCTTCCGCTAGCCTGAATGATAAGCAAATGCGGGAAGCAGAATTTAAATTAGCGTATTCTTATTTTGCCCAAAAACAATTCGACAAAGCCAAAGTACTTTTCGATCGGAACAAAACGGGTGATCATAACTACGTGTACGCGGCTAATTATTACGCTGGTTATTTATCGTACCGGAATGCTGATTATGCCAAAGCAAAAAAAGACTTACAAGTAGCGGAGCAAAATGAAGCCTATAAGCAAATTGTGCCTTATATGCTCACCGAAATTTATTATAAAGAAGGTAATACAGACGAAGTAATCTCCTACGGCGAGCGGGTGCTCAAACAACAGCCGGAACCTCAGAATGCAGATGAAATTAGAATTTTAGTAGGAGATGGCTATTATAAGAAAAACAATTATAAAAAAGCACTTACTTATTTTAACGAGTACGCTAAGGGTAAAAAGAAATTAGATCATACGGTTACTTATAAGTTAGGCTACGCCAATTACAAAACCGGTGATTACAAAAACGCTGTTCAATATTTTCAGCCGGTTGCGTCGCAGAAAGAAGTTTTAGGACAAAATGCGGCCTATCATTTAGGGTTAAGTTACATAAAAGAAGAAAATAAGCAATTTGCTATGGCGGCCTTTGACCAAGCGCGCCGGGTAAATTTTGACTTGCCCGTTACTGAAGCGGCTACGCTTAAATACGCCCAATTAAATTATGAGAATGGCAATTTCAACGAATCAATAAATGCTTTAGGTGAATTCCGGAAGAAATTTCCCCAATCAAAGTTAATTTCGGAAGCCGACGATATTTTAAGTGAATCGTATTTAAATACCAGTAATTACGGGGATGCGGTTCGGCACATTGAGTCTTTAAGTAATCGTTCATCGCGCATTAACGAAACCTATCAGCGGGTTACTTATTTCCAGGCCGTACAATTATTTAACGATGGACGTTTTCAGGAAGCTTTAACCGCTCTGAATAAGTCGTTGGAACATAAATACGATAGCGAAATCCGGGCGGCTAGCTTTTTCTTAAAAGGCGAAGCTCAATCCATTGCGCAGTTGTGGGACGAAGCTATAGCGAGTTACGGAGCCGTTTTTAAAACCTCCAACGCTTCTAAAACCGATTATTACATTAAATCCCGTTATGGAATTGGGTACGCTTATTACAATACCCAGCAGTACGATAAAGCTTTACCGCATTTTAGAACTTTCATCAGCGATGCAGGAGCGCAGGCTAATAATTCTAATATTAACGATGCTACCATTCGTTTAGCCGATTGCTATTATATTCAGAAAAACTACAGCCAGGCTTTAGCCTTGTACGATAAAGTCATCGAGCTAAAAGCTGCTGATGCCGATTTTGCTTATTTCCAGAAAGGCGTAATTTATGGTATTCAGGGCAAACGGGAACAGGCTGTTGAAAGCCTGCGCACTCTGGTAGCCAACTACCCACGTTCGCAATATGCCGACGAAGCCGCTTACCAACGGGCTTTAATTGATTTTGAAGCAGGGAACTATGCGCCGTCTATAACGGGTTTCTCTAACTTGATTAATACCAGACCCGATAGCCGTTTAATACCGAATGCCTTACATAAACGCGGAGTAGCTTATTCCAACTTAAATAAACCTACCGAAGCTTTAGCTGATTTTAAACGCATATTAAACGATTATCCTTCTTCTAAAGTAGCACAAAACGCTTTGTATAGTTTGCAGGAAGTATTGGCAGCCACTAATCAGAGCGAAGAATTTGATGTTTATCTGGCCCGATTCAAGGCAGCTAATCCACAAAACGGTGCCTTAGAAAGCGTAGAGTTTGAAGCAGCTAAATCCCTGTACCTTGGTGGAAAATATGAACCTGCTATTCCGCGCCTGGAAACTTATTTAAAATCTTACCCAACCAGCCCGTACGCTCCGGAAGCCCGCTACTTTTTAGCCGATGCTTACTTAAAAAATAACGATAAAGAGGCCGCTTTAGCCACCTTTAAAGAAGTGGTAGCTGAAAGTAAATCCGAATATCTAAGCCGTGCCATTTACCGGACGGCCGAAATTGAATTCGAAAATAAGAATTATCCGGAAGCCATTACTTACTATAACCGGCTACACGAAACAGCTACCAGCAAGAAAGATCAATCCAATGCCTTAATGGGTTTAATGCGAAGTTATTTTTTAACGAACGATTATACCAATACCAGTAAAATTGCTGATGAATTAATTGCCCAAGGAAATGCTTCTTTAAATGCGTACAATTCTGCGCTTTTATTCAAAGGTAAAGCTTCTTACGCAGCCGGAAATTTAGAACAAGCTCTTAATGAATTATCTACCACCGTAGGTTCTGCCACCGATGCAAACGGAGCTGAGGCGCAGTATTTAGTAGGTGAAATCCATTATAAACAAAAGAAATACAAAGAATCGCTGAACGATTTATTTAAAATTAGCAGCAATTACTCGGCTTATGAATATTGGCTCGGTAAAGCCTTTATTTTAATTGCCGATAATTATACTGCTACTAACGAATTATTTCAGGCAAAAGCTACCTTAAATTCTGTAATCGAAAATTCCCCGAACCAGGAGATTGTACAAGAAGCTAAAGCTAAATTGGCCGCTCTTGAACCCGGTGCCAACACCAGCCTGAAAAAAGAAGATTCTACAAAAACTGATTTAACTAACGTTCTGACGGATTCTATTAAATAA
- a CDS encoding HU domain-containing protein, translated as MVLEHIQKLLFDHDCVIMPDFGGLITHYEPAKIHPIRHTFLPPAKRVAFNEKLKLNDGLLISTLAYNYKLSAEEAQLQVMHFVHELQRELNQNRRFDLQGIGIFRLNEESKVIFEYVENENYLSDSFGLPELISKPIIASEPVILRTLLKDQSVKSKKGFRNKVRQYYRAAAALMIGGVVVTGLYLLSLQTDYNISAINPITLFQPTSETISTLKEPVNVDDSSTIDNTVVDLTTDDTNLGSYEDSPSSTDSDIIIASTSASSANKEIGEVNTTPEKSLEEVKTDNAEEKNQKVLKKVSIAPGEAVLISARASATKNSPAKAPQKVNTSTEPVEVKRNFSIDEINAALGKEATGSKSESTNTVKSTATASTTTPKVNPPAKVTERKESTAKANIPATINTTSERFYIIVNGYSNYESAERNRKIIAKKGRPGKIIAPFGDAKLYRIAIAEYTSREQALQNLPALKNKYGNTIWILKR; from the coding sequence ATGGTATTAGAACATATTCAAAAATTGTTGTTTGACCATGACTGCGTGATTATGCCCGATTTTGGCGGCCTGATAACGCATTATGAGCCAGCAAAAATTCATCCCATTCGTCATACATTTTTGCCACCGGCTAAGCGCGTTGCCTTTAACGAAAAGTTAAAGCTGAACGATGGCTTACTAATTAGTACCCTGGCTTACAATTATAAATTAAGCGCGGAAGAAGCCCAGTTGCAGGTAATGCATTTTGTGCACGAATTACAACGGGAGCTGAATCAAAACCGTCGGTTTGATTTACAAGGAATTGGCATTTTCCGGTTAAATGAAGAAAGTAAAGTTATTTTTGAATACGTAGAAAATGAAAATTACTTAAGTGATTCTTTTGGCTTGCCCGAGCTTATTTCTAAACCAATAATAGCTTCTGAGCCGGTTATTCTCCGGACTTTGTTAAAAGATCAATCAGTTAAATCTAAAAAAGGTTTCCGGAATAAAGTTCGCCAGTATTACCGGGCGGCGGCAGCCTTAATGATTGGAGGGGTTGTAGTAACCGGTCTTTATTTACTTTCTTTACAGACCGACTATAATATAAGCGCCATTAATCCTATTACCTTATTTCAACCAACCAGCGAAACAATCTCTACTTTAAAAGAACCAGTTAATGTAGATGATTCTTCCACTATCGATAACACTGTTGTTGATTTAACTACGGATGACACCAACCTGGGTTCTTATGAAGATTCACCTTCAAGCACGGATTCAGATATTATAATTGCATCCACTTCGGCAAGTTCTGCCAACAAGGAAATAGGAGAAGTAAATACTACGCCTGAAAAGAGTTTAGAAGAAGTAAAAACGGATAATGCGGAAGAGAAAAACCAAAAAGTTCTTAAAAAAGTAAGTATTGCTCCCGGTGAAGCGGTTCTTATTTCGGCGAGAGCGAGCGCAACAAAAAACTCTCCGGCCAAAGCTCCTCAAAAAGTTAATACTTCCACTGAACCCGTCGAGGTTAAACGTAATTTTAGCATTGACGAAATTAATGCGGCTTTAGGTAAAGAAGCCACTGGTTCTAAATCAGAATCGACCAACACCGTTAAATCAACCGCAACCGCAAGTACAACTACTCCAAAAGTAAATCCTCCTGCCAAAGTAACGGAACGGAAAGAAAGTACCGCAAAAGCAAATATCCCGGCTACAATTAATACTACATCGGAGCGTTTCTACATTATTGTAAACGGATACTCTAATTATGAGAGTGCCGAACGTAACCGGAAAATAATTGCGAAAAAGGGTAGGCCGGGCAAGATTATTGCCCCGTTTGGAGATGCCAAACTTTATCGGATTGCTATTGCAGAATACACTTCCCGGGAGCAGGCATTGCAAAACTTACCGGCATTAAAAAATAAATACGGAAATACTATCTGGATACTTAAACGTTAA
- the tyrS gene encoding tyrosine--tRNA ligase: MNLVQELKWRGMFHDAMPGTEEQLTKEMTTGYVGFDPTAASLHIGNLATIMLLVHLQRFGHKPIALVGGATGMIGDPSGKSAERNLLSEDTLRQNQDGIRNQLEKFLDFNCGPNSAEMVNNYDWFKEFNFLGFLRDVGKHLTVNYMMKKESVQKRIQVDEEGEGRAEGLSFTEFSYQLLQGYDYYHLYKHKNVRLQMGASDQWGNITTGTELIRRIDGGKAYALVGKLVTKSDGTKFGKSEGGNIWLDPNLTSPYKFYQFWLNLADDEAQKLIKVYTLLPQEEIDTLITQHNEAPHLRTLQKALAKDVTTRVHTEEDYLAAIQASEVLFGKGDISALRALSEDLLLAVFEGVPLIKVSKQSYQEAGSVVEFLADTTHFQIFESRGEAKRMLQNGGVSINRDKVAASATDLNFELLQGKYLVIQKGKKNYYLVAVE, translated from the coding sequence ATGAATCTAGTACAAGAATTAAAATGGCGCGGCATGTTTCATGATGCTATGCCAGGCACCGAAGAACAACTTACCAAAGAAATGACTACCGGTTACGTTGGCTTTGATCCTACGGCTGCCTCTTTGCACATTGGTAATTTAGCCACCATTATGTTGCTGGTGCATTTACAACGTTTTGGCCATAAACCTATTGCCTTAGTAGGTGGTGCCACCGGCATGATTGGCGATCCTTCGGGTAAGTCCGCTGAACGCAATTTGCTCTCCGAAGATACCCTTCGCCAAAATCAGGATGGAATCCGGAATCAGTTAGAAAAATTTTTAGATTTTAACTGTGGACCTAACTCGGCTGAAATGGTAAACAATTACGACTGGTTCAAAGAATTTAATTTTCTGGGCTTTTTGCGGGATGTTGGCAAACACCTCACCGTAAATTACATGATGAAAAAAGAATCGGTACAAAAGCGGATACAAGTTGATGAAGAAGGTGAAGGCCGGGCCGAAGGCTTGTCTTTTACGGAGTTTTCGTACCAGTTATTGCAAGGGTATGATTATTACCATTTGTACAAGCACAAAAATGTGCGGTTGCAAATGGGTGCTTCTGATCAATGGGGCAATATAACTACTGGCACCGAATTAATCCGGCGGATAGATGGTGGAAAAGCGTATGCTTTAGTAGGGAAATTAGTTACTAAATCTGATGGTACTAAATTTGGGAAATCCGAAGGAGGTAATATTTGGCTGGATCCCAACTTAACTTCACCTTACAAATTCTATCAGTTTTGGTTAAACTTAGCGGATGATGAAGCCCAAAAGCTGATTAAAGTTTACACCTTATTGCCGCAGGAAGAAATTGACACTTTAATTACGCAGCACAACGAAGCGCCTCATTTGCGTACTTTGCAAAAAGCGCTGGCAAAAGATGTAACTACCCGGGTGCATACCGAAGAAGATTATTTAGCTGCTATTCAGGCCTCAGAAGTTTTATTTGGCAAAGGAGATATTAGCGCATTACGCGCCTTATCTGAAGATTTACTTTTAGCGGTTTTTGAAGGTGTACCACTTATAAAAGTTTCGAAACAATCTTACCAAGAAGCTGGTTCTGTAGTAGAGTTTTTAGCAGATACTACTCATTTTCAAATATTTGAATCAAGAGGCGAAGCGAAACGCATGCTGCAGAATGGTGGGGTAAGTATTAACCGCGATAAAGTAGCTGCTTCTGCTACAGATTTAAATTTTGAGCTTCTGCAAGGTAAATATTTAGTTATTCAAAAAGGTAAAAAGAACTACTACTTGGTGGCAGTGGAGTAG
- a CDS encoding aminotransferase class I/II-fold pyridoxal phosphate-dependent enzyme, translating to MDLFDKLLANRGPLGSHSHYAHGYFTFPKLEGEIAPRMLFRGKPVLTWSLNNYLGLANHPQVRKVDAEAAAEWGMAYPMGARIMSGNSNLHEQLEAELADFVMKPDALLLNFGYQGVVSIIDALVSRHDVIVYDAESHACIIDGVRLHQGKRFVYTHNNMENLEKQLQRATRLASETGGAILVITEGVFGMSGNLGNLPAIIALKEKYKFRLFVDDAHGFGTQGKTGAGTGEHFGIQDGIDVYFSTFAKSMASIGAFVAGPEQVIEYLRYNMRSQIFAKSLPMPLVVGAIKRLELLRSKPELKDKLWEITNALQDGLREKGFNIGTTQSCVTPVILKGQIPDATQLTLDLRENYSIFCSIVVYPVVPKDVIMLRLIPTAAHTLEDVKETIEAFERISEKLDKGLYSKSALTV from the coding sequence GTGGATTTATTTGATAAACTGTTAGCCAACCGAGGACCATTAGGCAGCCATTCACATTACGCACACGGTTATTTTACATTTCCTAAATTAGAAGGAGAGATTGCTCCCCGTATGTTATTTCGGGGTAAACCGGTGCTTACCTGGAGTTTAAATAATTATTTAGGTTTAGCCAACCACCCGCAGGTTCGTAAGGTGGATGCGGAAGCCGCCGCTGAATGGGGTATGGCTTACCCAATGGGGGCTCGGATTATGTCGGGTAATTCTAATTTACACGAGCAATTGGAAGCAGAATTAGCCGATTTTGTAATGAAGCCAGATGCTTTATTGCTGAATTTTGGTTACCAGGGCGTAGTGTCCATTATTGATGCCTTAGTAAGTCGCCACGATGTAATTGTGTACGACGCAGAATCGCACGCCTGTATTATAGATGGAGTAAGATTGCACCAGGGGAAACGCTTTGTGTATACGCACAATAATATGGAAAACCTGGAAAAGCAATTACAACGAGCTACCCGTTTAGCCAGCGAAACCGGAGGTGCCATTTTAGTAATTACCGAAGGTGTTTTTGGAATGTCGGGTAATTTAGGTAATCTTCCGGCGATTATAGCTCTGAAAGAAAAATACAAATTCCGTTTGTTTGTAGATGATGCGCATGGATTTGGTACTCAGGGTAAAACCGGCGCCGGTACCGGCGAGCATTTTGGGATACAGGACGGAATTGACGTTTACTTTTCTACTTTCGCTAAATCTATGGCCAGCATAGGTGCTTTTGTGGCAGGTCCGGAGCAGGTAATAGAATATTTGCGCTATAATATGCGTTCGCAAATATTTGCGAAATCGTTACCGATGCCTTTGGTAGTAGGAGCAATTAAAAGATTAGAATTACTTCGGAGTAAACCGGAGTTAAAAGATAAACTTTGGGAAATTACCAATGCCTTACAGGATGGTTTACGGGAAAAAGGCTTTAATATAGGTACTACCCAATCCTGCGTTACTCCGGTTATTTTAAAAGGCCAGATTCCGGATGCTACCCAACTTACTTTAGACTTGCGTGAAAATTATAGTATTTTTTGTTCTATAGTTGTATATCCGGTGGTGCCTAAAGATGTTATCATGCTTCGATTAATCCCAACTGCCGCGCATACTTTGGAAGATGTAAAGGAAACTATTGAAGCTTTTGAACGAATTTCAGAGAAGTTGGACAAAGGTCTGTATTCAAAATCAGCTTTAACTGTCTAG
- the holA gene encoding DNA polymerase III subunit delta has protein sequence MTAEEILQKLKNKQYAPVYFLQGEEPYFIDLISNYIEQHALAESEKGFNQVILYGKDVDISTILLQAKRYPMMSERSVVIVKEAQSIVDIDREAGMKQFEAYLQNPLPSTILVFCYKLKVLDGRKSLAKAVNKHAVLLTTKKLYENQVPTWITGYVKSKNLQIQPKATLMLSEYIGADISRLANEIDKLALNLKPEQTIDERMVQENVGISKEYNIFELQTALIQGNVLKANRIIQYFEANPKNNPIIPNLTLLFSFFTKLLCLHASPDKSEAAISKSLGNRSFLVKEYQQAMRTFTYYRTAQIIHFIRVADLQSKGIEGGNMTDGEIMQELVFKILHPMPEEILAY, from the coding sequence ATGACGGCCGAGGAAATACTACAAAAGTTAAAAAATAAGCAGTATGCCCCTGTTTATTTTTTGCAAGGTGAAGAACCTTATTTTATTGATTTAATCTCTAATTACATTGAACAGCATGCTTTAGCCGAAAGCGAAAAAGGTTTTAATCAAGTGATTTTATACGGCAAAGATGTGGATATCAGCACTATTTTACTGCAAGCCAAACGTTACCCCATGATGTCGGAGCGCTCGGTGGTAATCGTGAAAGAAGCCCAATCCATTGTAGATATTGATCGTGAGGCGGGCATGAAGCAATTCGAGGCGTATCTGCAAAATCCTTTGCCTTCTACCATTCTGGTTTTTTGCTACAAGCTAAAAGTGCTGGATGGGCGTAAGTCATTAGCCAAAGCAGTAAACAAACATGCCGTTTTGCTTACTACTAAGAAGTTATACGAGAACCAGGTGCCCACTTGGATTACCGGATACGTAAAATCAAAAAATTTACAAATTCAACCAAAGGCAACCTTAATGTTAAGTGAATATATTGGGGCAGATATTTCGCGTTTGGCAAATGAAATTGATAAACTCGCCCTTAACTTAAAACCGGAGCAAACCATCGATGAGCGGATGGTGCAGGAAAATGTGGGTATTAGTAAAGAATACAATATTTTTGAACTGCAAACAGCACTTATTCAGGGCAATGTTTTAAAAGCTAATCGTATTATTCAGTACTTCGAAGCCAATCCTAAAAACAACCCCATCATACCCAATTTAACGTTACTCTTTTCTTTTTTTACTAAATTATTGTGCCTGCACGCTTCTCCGGATAAATCTGAGGCAGCAATTAGTAAAAGCTTAGGCAATCGTAGCTTTTTGGTAAAAGAGTACCAGCAAGCCATGCGAACGTTTACTTATTATCGTACGGCTCAGATTATTCACTTTATTAGAGTGGCCGATTTGCAGAGTAAAGGCATTGAAGGAGGAAATATGACGGACGGCGAAATAATGCAGGAATTAGTTTTTAAGATTTTACATCCCATGCCGGAAGAAATACTCGCTTATTAA
- a CDS encoding ExbD/TolR family protein, translating into MQLRGRRRVTSHVETGSMNDIMFFLMLFFLIVSTMVNPNVIKLLLPSANSGKSVTKQQINLSVNEKGEYYINKSLISPENLEQELGAVVAGIAEPTVVLRVDATLNVQTLVDILEVGNKLKIKMIMATQTPKG; encoded by the coding sequence ATGCAATTACGCGGTCGTAGGAGGGTGACCTCGCACGTAGAAACGGGTTCCATGAACGACATCATGTTTTTCCTGATGTTGTTTTTCCTTATTGTTTCTACCATGGTGAACCCCAATGTAATTAAACTTTTGTTACCTAGTGCCAACAGCGGTAAATCTGTAACAAAACAACAAATAAATTTATCGGTAAACGAAAAAGGAGAATACTATATCAACAAAAGCTTGATTTCTCCGGAAAATTTAGAACAGGAATTGGGAGCGGTGGTAGCCGGTATAGCTGAGCCAACAGTTGTTTTACGGGTTGATGCGACTTTAAACGTACAAACTTTGGTGGATATTCTGGAGGTAGGTAATAAATTAAAGATTAAAATGATTATGGCGACTCAAACGCCAAAAGGTTAG
- a CDS encoding MotA/TolQ/ExbB proton channel family protein: MNSFLLQISTTATDSLNNVATAAATVDPELSLIDLLFKGGWVMIPILILSIISIYIMAERYVAIKRASQNPDSFMNQVKGLILRHDLQGALLLCGQTRTPIARMIEKGIKRIGQPLKDIETSIENVGKLEVTKLEKNISILGIIAGIAPMLGFIGTIIGVIKIFYAISASGDFGIAQISGGLYTKMVTSAAGLIVGIIAHVGYHYLSLMVDRVVFKMENNAIEFTDLLQEN, translated from the coding sequence ATGAATTCTTTTCTCTTACAAATTTCCACCACTGCCACCGATTCTTTAAACAATGTAGCAACTGCGGCCGCAACCGTAGATCCTGAATTATCGCTTATTGATTTGCTTTTTAAAGGCGGTTGGGTAATGATCCCGATTCTAATTCTTTCTATTATCTCTATTTACATTATGGCCGAACGCTACGTGGCCATTAAAAGAGCTTCGCAAAACCCGGATTCATTCATGAATCAGGTAAAAGGGTTAATTCTGCGCCACGATTTGCAGGGAGCTTTGTTGCTTTGCGGTCAAACCCGTACACCCATTGCCCGCATGATTGAAAAAGGTATTAAGCGGATTGGCCAACCATTAAAAGATATTGAAACCTCAATCGAAAATGTTGGAAAACTGGAAGTAACTAAACTGGAAAAGAACATTAGTATTCTGGGTATTATAGCCGGTATTGCTCCCATGTTAGGTTTTATTGGAACCATTATCGGCGTAATTAAAATATTTTATGCTATTTCGGCTTCCGGAGATTTTGGTATTGCCCAGATTTCGGGTGGTTTGTACACTAAAATGGTTACCTCGGCGGCTGGTTTAATTGTGGGTATTATAGCGCACGTTGGTTATCATTATTTAAGCTTGATGGTAGATCGGGTAGTTTTTAAAATGGAGAATAACGCCATTGAATTTACCGATTTATTACAGGAGAATTAA